CACCACCATGTGGATGGTCAACTGGGTTCATCGTCGTACCTCGGTTATGTGGTCGCTTTCCTAAATGTCTTGTGCGGCCTGCTTTTCCAAGGGTTACGTTATTGTGTTCTGCATTTCCAATTTTTCCAACAGTGGCTCTGCAATCAACATGAACCATGCGTACTTCACCTGAAGGAAGTTTTAGCTGAGCATACGTTCCATCGCGAGCAACAAGCTGAGCAACAGCACCTGCAGAGCGAACAATTTTTGCACCACCAAGAGGGCGAAGTTCAACATTGTGAATTTCGGTACCTACTGGAATGTTACGAAGAAGCATTGCATTTCCAACTACAACTTCTGTTACTTCAGACGAAAGCAAAACCTGACCAACTTTCAAACCTTCGGGAGCCAAGATATAGCGTTTTTCTCCGTCAGCATATTGAAGAAGGGCAATACGTGAAGTTCTGTTTGGATCATACTCAAGCGATTTTACTTCTGCTGGAATATTGAATTTATCACGTTTGAAATCGATGATACGGTAACGACGCTTATG
This genomic stretch from Deltaproteobacteria bacterium CG11_big_fil_rev_8_21_14_0_20_42_23 harbors:
- a CDS encoding 50S ribosomal protein L2, with protein sequence MPTINYKPTSAGRRGMSVEDFSDLTKKRPEKSLTVSLNKTGGRNHFGRITSRFRGGGHKRRYRIIDFKRDKFNIPAEVKSLEYDPNRTSRIALLQYADGEKRYILAPEGLKVGQVLLSSEVTEVVVGNAMLLRNIPVGTEIHNVELRPLGGAKIVRSAGAVAQLVARDGTYAQLKLPSGEVRMVHVDCRATVGKIGNAEHNNVTLGKAGRTRHLGKRPHNRGTTMNPVDHPHGGGEGRTAGGRHPVTPWGKCTKGMKTRNNKRTNRLIIKRRSK